In Flavobacterium cerinum, one genomic interval encodes:
- a CDS encoding 3-hydroxyacyl-CoA dehydrogenase: MKIQLVTVAGSGVLGTQIAFQTAFHGYMVNVYDISDALLEKAKTTFSKLGEAYQQDLKATPEQIEKTLQNIHYFSDLAEAVHNTDLLIEAVPENPSIKIDFYQKLAAVAPQKTIFASNSSTLLPSQFAAATGRPKQFLALHFANEIWKHNTAEIMGHSGTDAKVFDTVVAFAKSIGMVALPLHKEQPGYIVNSLLVPLLGAGLGLLVKGVADVETIDKTWMVATGAPVGPFGILDVVGITTAYNINKITAEKTKNGNEQKVVDYLKTHFIDTGKLGVATGEGFYKYPNPAYLDPDFLK, translated from the coding sequence ATGAAAATTCAACTTGTAACGGTAGCCGGAAGCGGTGTTTTGGGAACTCAGATTGCTTTCCAAACGGCTTTTCACGGTTACATGGTAAACGTTTATGATATTAGTGATGCCCTACTGGAAAAAGCCAAAACAACTTTTTCAAAATTAGGAGAAGCCTATCAACAGGATTTAAAAGCCACGCCCGAGCAAATTGAAAAGACATTGCAAAATATCCATTATTTTTCGGACCTTGCTGAAGCTGTTCACAACACCGATTTACTGATTGAAGCGGTTCCGGAAAATCCGTCTATTAAAATCGATTTTTATCAAAAACTAGCTGCTGTAGCTCCGCAAAAAACCATTTTTGCATCAAACTCATCTACTCTTTTACCCAGTCAGTTTGCCGCAGCTACAGGTCGGCCGAAACAATTTTTAGCACTGCATTTCGCTAATGAAATCTGGAAGCACAATACCGCTGAGATTATGGGGCATTCGGGAACAGATGCAAAGGTTTTTGATACCGTAGTAGCCTTCGCTAAATCAATCGGAATGGTTGCCTTACCACTGCATAAAGAACAACCGGGATATATTGTTAATTCTTTATTAGTCCCTTTATTAGGGGCGGGTCTCGGATTATTGGTTAAAGGGGTTGCCGATGTAGAAACGATTGACAAAACCTGGATGGTTGCTACCGGTGCGCCGGTTGGACCGTTTGGAATATTGGATGTCGTTGGTATTACAACCGCTTATAATATCAATAAAATTACAGCCGAAAAAACAAAAAACGGTAACGAACAAAAAGTGGTAGACTATCTGAAAACTCATTTTATCGATACCGGGAAATTGGGTGTCGCAACCGGAGAAGGATTCTATAAATATCCTAATCCCGCCTATCTTGATCCTGATTTTTTAAAATAA
- a CDS encoding T9SS type A sorting domain-containing protein, translated as MRIITLLITLFFVQIASSQTPDWEWARNMDIHFNTVKQFSVVDSNGDIIVITDFITPTITFGGITVSNYSPSYYYADIAIAKYDNQGNVIWAKSFGGPRVDQATSITADDSGNFYIAGGFMDSITFDSVTLTGNPTGNFIVKFDANGNVVFAKKVTEDNSATVVNVLKTDANQNIYLTGIFNSPSVTFGTIVLNNEGYSSAGSSNRTYVAKMDNQGNYLWVKMAQSSDAHPVGIVSYGLDVDTNGNVYTGGYFGCHTIRFGTITLTKTITASYNMNMYLVKYDSNGNEIWGRNTGSNYENETSTRAVKTDLENNVYAAGYYTNTVNFGNTTLMSSGGSQQFIVKYDPNGNVLWAKAANSNFGYNSVHSLDVDENNDLYTAGTFINTQMDFGNGVTLTNPVSTDGALFVVKYTPQGQAIWARKALSLNGNNTLSMDCKTQNEIYITGTFNNPTLTFGSQMITKSETSSNLFLAKLYYEPLSTTDWNQNQIKIFPNPVKEQLTISQPDLYKAYSLFNLLGVKVKEGSIRPETGTIDLSLLAKGVYLLQLQNPEANPETIKIIKE; from the coding sequence ATGCGAATCATTACATTGTTAATCACATTATTTTTTGTTCAAATTGCCAGCAGTCAAACGCCTGATTGGGAATGGGCTCGTAATATGGACATACATTTTAATACTGTAAAACAGTTTTCTGTAGTAGATAGTAACGGGGATATTATAGTAATTACCGATTTTATAACACCTACAATTACATTCGGAGGGATAACCGTAAGTAATTACAGTCCATCGTATTACTATGCTGATATTGCCATTGCAAAGTATGATAATCAGGGTAATGTAATATGGGCTAAAAGTTTTGGCGGTCCAAGAGTGGATCAGGCAACTTCCATTACAGCTGACGATTCGGGTAATTTTTATATAGCCGGTGGCTTTATGGATAGTATCACTTTTGATTCGGTTACATTAACCGGTAATCCGACCGGTAATTTTATTGTGAAATTTGATGCAAACGGAAATGTTGTTTTCGCTAAAAAAGTAACAGAAGATAATTCTGCTACCGTAGTCAATGTGCTTAAAACAGATGCGAATCAGAATATTTATCTGACCGGTATTTTTAATTCACCTTCGGTAACATTTGGAACTATTGTACTCAATAACGAAGGATATAGCAGTGCCGGCTCATCTAACAGGACATATGTGGCTAAAATGGATAATCAGGGAAATTATTTATGGGTAAAAATGGCACAAAGTAGCGATGCACATCCAGTAGGGATAGTATCGTATGGATTGGATGTCGATACAAACGGAAATGTATATACAGGCGGTTATTTCGGTTGTCATACGATTCGTTTCGGAACCATTACGTTAACGAAAACCATTACAGCAAGTTATAATATGAATATGTATCTGGTTAAATACGATAGTAACGGAAATGAAATCTGGGGACGGAATACAGGCAGCAATTATGAAAATGAAACCAGTACCAGAGCCGTAAAAACCGATCTGGAAAATAATGTTTATGCTGCCGGTTATTATACCAATACCGTAAATTTTGGAAATACCACGTTGATGTCTTCCGGAGGATCACAACAATTTATCGTAAAATATGATCCGAACGGTAACGTACTTTGGGCGAAGGCAGCCAATTCTAATTTCGGCTATAATAGTGTTCATTCTCTTGATGTAGATGAAAATAATGATCTCTATACGGCCGGAACTTTTATCAATACGCAAATGGATTTTGGGAATGGAGTTACATTAACCAATCCTGTTTCGACTGACGGAGCTCTTTTTGTTGTAAAATATACACCACAAGGTCAGGCGATTTGGGCGAGAAAAGCACTTTCACTTAACGGAAATAATACATTGAGTATGGATTGTAAAACGCAAAATGAAATCTATATCACCGGAACATTTAACAATCCAACGCTGACTTTCGGAAGTCAGATGATTACAAAATCGGAGACTTCTTCTAATTTGTTTCTGGCTAAATTATACTACGAACCGTTAAGTACAACCGATTGGAATCAAAATCAAATAAAGATATTTCCGAATCCGGTAAAAGAGCAGTTAACGATCAGTCAGCCGGATCTATATAAAGCTTATTCTTTGTTTAATCTGCTCGGCGTAAAAGTGAAAGAGGGGAGTATCCGACCGGAAACCGGAACGATTGATTTGAGTCTACTTGCAAAGGGTGTATATCTGTTACAATTGCAAAATCCGGAAGCAAATCCGGAAACGATCAAAATTATAAAAGAGTAA
- the dapB gene encoding 4-hydroxy-tetrahydrodipicolinate reductase, translated as MKIRVCIAGATGWAGSALSKGVTADPELQLVAGISRKAKGADLAMLLELETEPIPVYETVAAALTEINCDVFVEFTKPESAKANVMAAIQKGVNVVIGTSGLTDDDYKEIAALAEQYQVSVLAVGNFAITAVLLQKFSEMAAKYIPNFEVIDYADDHKADAPSGTVRELVKRLSDVQLPNETIAESERIGTPGTWGAKINGVRVHALRLPSYTISVETIFGLTDERLTIRHDSGTGAEPYVKGGLLAIKKVGSFKGFKRGLDSVME; from the coding sequence ATGAAAATAAGAGTATGTATAGCCGGAGCAACAGGTTGGGCAGGTTCGGCATTAAGTAAAGGCGTGACTGCCGATCCGGAATTACAATTAGTAGCCGGTATTTCCAGAAAAGCGAAAGGAGCAGATTTAGCGATGTTGTTGGAATTGGAAACAGAGCCGATTCCCGTATATGAAACGGTTGCAGCTGCATTGACTGAAATAAATTGTGATGTTTTTGTCGAATTTACAAAACCGGAAAGTGCCAAAGCGAATGTCATGGCAGCGATTCAAAAAGGGGTAAATGTGGTAATCGGAACTTCCGGTTTAACAGACGATGATTATAAGGAGATTGCGGCTTTAGCGGAACAATATCAGGTATCGGTACTGGCCGTAGGAAATTTTGCGATTACAGCTGTTTTATTACAGAAATTCTCCGAAATGGCGGCAAAATATATTCCGAATTTTGAAGTGATCGATTATGCGGATGATCACAAAGCGGATGCGCCAAGCGGAACGGTACGCGAACTGGTAAAACGCTTATCGGATGTTCAGCTACCGAATGAAACGATTGCTGAAAGTGAACGGATCGGAACACCCGGAACCTGGGGCGCTAAAATCAACGGAGTACGGGTACATGCATTGCGTTTGCCGAGTTATACGATTTCGGTAGAAACTATTTTCGGACTAACAGATGAAAGATTAACCATTCGGCATGATTCCGGAACAGGAGCCGAACCGTATGTTAAAGGGGGATTACTGGCGATTAAAAAAGTAGGAAGCTTTAAAGGTTTTAAACGCGGACTGGATAGCGTGATGGAATAA
- a CDS encoding T9SS type A sorting domain-containing protein, whose protein sequence is MRIITLFIVLFFFQITGAQTPDWDWVRTMDGNLNNWARCVTVDNNGDVIVVIDFVGSSISFGDITLTSDNPSHYYSEIAIIKYDNQGNVLWAKNYGGPKTDIPSAVTTDNTGNIYLTGQFEDAITFGSFTLNTNGKSGFITKLDATGNTIFAQKIIQEDAVTAFYNAIKTDASGNVYLTGSFNTATATFGTISFTHDGWTANTASVLRPYVAKMDSQGNYIWVKVPRSPNAETKTVVAYNLDIDAEGNVYVGGHFVCNTLQFGTIVLNKTTTGPGDKNIYLVKYDPNGNEIWARNAGSSSENKSAHLWSVKTDLENNVYAAGHFVNDIRFDNITLQSPGSSGQLFVVKYDVNGNVLWAKTTINESGINQIQGLAIDEANNLYAAGLFSNIPQIDFGNEVVLTNPTPFEGALFLVKFTPEGEAVWGQKALPFNGNCLVDIYCKSENEIYLSGSYASAMTFGNHAVEKRDGTYDHFLAKLAYNPLSTGEWNQKGLKVYPNPVKELLTISQSETFKTYVLYNVLGEKVKEGDIRAEQATIDVSSLSGGIYMLHLLNAKTKPEVLKIIKE, encoded by the coding sequence ATGCGGATAATTACTCTTTTTATTGTATTGTTTTTCTTTCAAATAACCGGAGCCCAAACGCCGGATTGGGATTGGGTAAGGACTATGGACGGGAATCTGAATAATTGGGCACGCTGTGTTACTGTTGACAATAATGGTGATGTTATCGTTGTTATTGATTTTGTCGGTTCTTCCATATCATTCGGAGATATAACGCTGACGAGTGATAATCCTTCCCATTATTATAGCGAGATTGCAATTATAAAATACGATAATCAAGGAAATGTGTTATGGGCTAAAAATTACGGCGGACCCAAAACGGATATTCCTTCTGCGGTGACTACAGATAATACCGGAAATATTTACCTGACCGGACAATTTGAAGATGCCATTACATTTGGTTCTTTTACTTTAAACACTAACGGGAAAAGCGGATTTATAACAAAATTGGATGCTACCGGAAACACTATTTTTGCACAGAAAATTATACAGGAAGATGCTGTTACAGCGTTTTACAATGCAATAAAAACTGATGCTTCCGGGAATGTTTATCTGACCGGTTCTTTTAATACAGCCACAGCCACATTTGGGACGATTAGTTTTACTCATGATGGATGGACAGCGAATACCGCTTCGGTTCTACGACCTTACGTCGCTAAAATGGATAGTCAAGGGAATTATATTTGGGTGAAAGTCCCGAGAAGTCCGAATGCGGAAACGAAAACAGTTGTTGCCTACAATCTTGATATTGACGCTGAAGGGAATGTGTATGTTGGAGGACATTTTGTTTGCAATACGCTTCAGTTCGGAACAATAGTATTAAATAAAACGACTACCGGGCCCGGTGATAAAAATATATACCTGGTTAAGTATGATCCTAACGGTAATGAAATCTGGGCTCGTAACGCAGGAAGTAGCTCAGAAAATAAAAGCGCTCACCTATGGTCGGTAAAAACCGATTTGGAAAATAACGTATACGCAGCCGGTCATTTTGTGAATGACATCCGTTTTGACAATATAACCTTGCAATCTCCCGGTTCGTCGGGACAACTATTTGTTGTTAAGTATGATGTAAACGGAAATGTGCTTTGGGCAAAAACAACGATTAATGAATCGGGCATTAATCAGATACAGGGACTGGCGATTGATGAAGCAAATAATTTGTATGCCGCCGGACTATTTTCAAATATTCCGCAAATCGATTTTGGAAATGAAGTTGTGCTAACAAATCCGACACCATTTGAAGGAGCGTTGTTTCTGGTAAAATTTACACCGGAAGGGGAAGCAGTTTGGGGACAAAAAGCCTTACCGTTTAACGGAAATTGCCTGGTGGATATCTATTGCAAATCGGAAAATGAAATCTATTTGTCCGGTTCTTATGCTTCTGCGATGACTTTTGGAAATCATGCAGTGGAAAAACGAGATGGAACCTACGATCATTTTCTGGCCAAGTTAGCGTATAATCCATTAAGCACAGGTGAATGGAATCAAAAAGGACTAAAAGTGTACCCGAATCCGGTAAAAGAACTGCTTACGATAAGTCAGTCGGAAACGTTTAAAACCTATGTACTGTATAATGTTTTGGGCGAAAAAGTAAAAGAAGGGGATATCCGTGCTGAACAAGCAACTATTGATGTCAGTTCCCTTTCCGGAGGTATATATATGTTACATTTATTAAATGCAAAGACAAAACCGGAAGTACTAAAAATTATAAAAGAATAA
- a CDS encoding REP-associated tyrosine transposase has protein sequence MKEGYTIKNQEKPHFITCTVVDWIDIFTRKVYKDIVVSSLDYCIKEKRMVLYGYVIMSNHIHLIVQSKEGKLSDLIRDFKKFTSRNILKAIQTEPESRRQWMLDLFKKAIESHSRNKNYQFWQYGNHAEEIYTLHFMWVKLNYIHLNPIRAGIVEKAQHYIYSSASNYTNNKGLLKVELVDNPKIDAPKKNEFWKYNHYDEK, from the coding sequence ATGAAAGAAGGTTATACAATAAAAAATCAAGAGAAACCGCACTTTATTACTTGTACAGTAGTAGATTGGATAGATATCTTCACAAGAAAAGTTTATAAAGATATTGTGGTTTCCTCTTTAGATTATTGTATAAAAGAAAAAAGAATGGTATTGTATGGTTACGTAATCATGAGTAATCACATTCATTTAATAGTACAATCGAAAGAAGGCAAATTATCCGATTTGATAAGGGATTTTAAAAAATTTACAAGCAGAAATATTTTAAAAGCTATACAAACAGAACCTGAAAGCAGAAGACAATGGATGCTCGATTTATTTAAAAAAGCTATAGAAAGCCATAGCAGAAATAAGAATTATCAGTTTTGGCAATATGGAAATCATGCAGAAGAAATATACACCTTACATTTTATGTGGGTTAAATTAAACTACATACACCTCAACCCAATAAGAGCAGGAATTGTGGAAAAAGCACAACATTATATATATTCCTCAGCTAGCAATTATACAAATAACAAAGGATTATTAAAAGTTGAATTGGTCGATAATCCCAAAATTGATGCACCAAAAAAGAATGAATTTTGGAAGTATAATCATTATGATGAAAAATAG